CGCCCCGCTTTTCCCGATGGGCCTGATCGAGCAGGAAGTCTCCACCAAGCGCGAGATCGACATCCCCGGCGAGGTGATCGATATCTATCGACTGTGGCGGCCGAGTCCGCTGTATCGGGCACGCCGGTTGGAGAAGGCGCTCGATACCCCGGCACGCATCTACTACAACTACGAAGGCCACAGCCCCTCCGGCTCCCACAAATCCAACACCTCCGTGGCGCAGGCCTATTACAACAAGCAGGAGGGCGTCAAACGCATCACCACCGAGACCGGCGCCGGCCAGTGGGGCTCGGCACTGGCCATGGCCTGCCAGTTCTTCGGCATCGACTGCAAGGTCTTCATGGTCAAGGTCAGCTACGAGCAGAAGCCGTATCGCAAGGCCATGATGGAAACCTTCGGGGCCCGGGTGACCGCCAGCCCGAGCACGGAGACCGCTTCGGGCCGAGCGATCTTGGAAAAAGATCCCAAGTGCACCGGCTCACTCGGCATCGCGATTTCGGAAGCGGTGGAAATGGCGGCGCAGGACCCGCAAACCAAGTACGCCTTGGGTAGCGTGCTCAACCACGTGTTGATGCATCAGACCATCGTCGGCATCGAGACCATCGCCAAGTTCAAGCTGGCGAACGACTGGCCCGATGTCATCGTCGGCTGCACCGGCGGCGGCTCCAACTTCGCTGGGATGGCGTTCCCCTTCATCGGCCGCAAGCTGCGCGGCGAGGACCGCGGTGCCCGCATCATCGCCGTCGAGCCCACGGCGTGCCCGTCGCTGACCAAGGGCAAGCTCACCTACGACTTCGGCGACACCGGCCATCTCACCCCGCTGGTCAAGATGCACACCCTGGGCAGCGCCTTCGTTCCGCCCGGCATTCATGCCGGCGGGTTGCGTTACCACGGCATGGCGCCGCTGGTCTCACACCTGGTAAAGCTCGGCGAGGTCGAGGCCACGGCCGTGCCCCAGCTCGAGGTCTTCGAGGCCGCCGTGAAGTTCGCCCGCGCTGAAGGCATCATCCCGGCGCCCGAGCCCTCACACGCCATCGCCACCGCCATCCGCGAAGCGCTCAAGTGCAAGGCCGAGGGCAAGAGCCGCGCGATCCTGTTCAATCTCTGCGGCCACGGCCACTTCGACATGCAGGCGTACATGGATTACTTCGCCAAGAAGCTGCAAGACTACGAGTACCCGGAGCACGAAGTCGCCATGGCGCTGGCGGGTTTGCCCAGCGTGGGGTAGCCCCGGCCCACGATGCGGGGGGCGGGCGGCTGCAAGGGCCGCCCGCCCCCCGCTCTCAGCGCGCGCCGCTCAGGGCCGAGCGCCGCTCGCGACAACCGGAGTTCGTAGGTCGGTTGCGCTAAGGCGATAACGCTGCTACGGTGCAGCCACTCACCACTGATTGTCCGGCGCGAGAATCCCGCCTTGTATTGCGGCGTCTAGCACGCCTCCCGCACCTCTCATTCAGCAACGGCAGCGACAACAGGTGTCGCTGTCCCAACGAGCAAACACAACATGGTCGTGGCGGCGGCCCAGCGTAAAAGGAGTTCATGCCATGGGACGAAAACTGTACGTCGGCAATCTCGGCTTCGACGTCAACAACAAGGATCTCGAGGATCTCTTCGCGCAAGCCGGGACTTGCGAGTCGGCCGCGGTCATCTCTGATCGCGAGACCGGACAGTCACGCGGCTTCGGCTTCGTTGAGATGAGCTCGAACGGCGAAGCCCAGAAAGCCATCCAACAGTTCGACGGCCAGGACTTCAAAGGCCGTGCACTCAAGGTGAACGAGGCCAAGGAGCGCGAGAACAATCGCGGAGGCAACGGCAGAGGTCGCTACTAGTCGCAGACGATTCGCGCCCGCCGCACGCGGCGGGCGCGTTCGGACGATGTGCAGCCGTCCTTACGGCTGACAGGAGAAGGAGGAGTTCCAGGAGAGGGCACAAGGAGCTGCCCGCCGAGCCCGACTCCTTCCTGCGCGTGATTGCGCCGCACCGCGACGACCTCGTCGTCGCCGT
Above is a window of Deltaproteobacteria bacterium DNA encoding:
- a CDS encoding RNA-binding protein; the encoded protein is MGRKLYVGNLGFDVNNKDLEDLFAQAGTCESAAVISDRETGQSRGFGFVEMSSNGEAQKAIQQFDGQDFKGRALKVNEAKERENNRGGNGRGRY
- a CDS encoding TrpB-like pyridoxal phosphate-dependent enzyme: MADQTKYLLAENDIPTAWYNIQADLPEPLPPVLHPGTHQPIGPADLAPLFPMGLIEQEVSTKREIDIPGEVIDIYRLWRPSPLYRARRLEKALDTPARIYYNYEGHSPSGSHKSNTSVAQAYYNKQEGVKRITTETGAGQWGSALAMACQFFGIDCKVFMVKVSYEQKPYRKAMMETFGARVTASPSTETASGRAILEKDPKCTGSLGIAISEAVEMAAQDPQTKYALGSVLNHVLMHQTIVGIETIAKFKLANDWPDVIVGCTGGGSNFAGMAFPFIGRKLRGEDRGARIIAVEPTACPSLTKGKLTYDFGDTGHLTPLVKMHTLGSAFVPPGIHAGGLRYHGMAPLVSHLVKLGEVEATAVPQLEVFEAAVKFARAEGIIPAPEPSHAIATAIREALKCKAEGKSRAILFNLCGHGHFDMQAYMDYFAKKLQDYEYPEHEVAMALAGLPSVG